The following are encoded together in the Candidatus Krumholzibacteriia bacterium genome:
- the secF gene encoding protein translocase subunit SecF: MQVLTNTNIDFLGKRRIGFVLSFLIIAAGVVSLVAKGGPNLSIDFRGGQIVEVRAEPAIPLEDARAVLENADIGMQQVQDFGSDEELLVYLEGSMDLGVDAGTLTVPEILQEAFPDREIELRREEKVGPKIGSELRRAATLSIVVALFLIILYVGLRFSAAQFGIAAVLAVFHDVLITLGIFSLIDHEISLVILAAFLTIIGYSLNDTIVVFDRIRENMGMRRKETYESVLNKSVNETLSRTVITSFTTLMVAVILFLFGGPVIHDFALALVLGVVVGTYSSIFVATPLLLAWYNWRTANRRSGSGSGRQPARVGS; the protein is encoded by the coding sequence ATGCAAGTCCTGACGAACACGAACATCGACTTCCTGGGCAAGCGGAGGATCGGCTTCGTCCTGTCCTTCCTGATCATCGCGGCGGGAGTCGTCTCGCTGGTGGCCAAGGGCGGGCCGAACCTGTCGATCGACTTCCGCGGCGGTCAGATCGTCGAGGTCCGCGCCGAGCCCGCCATTCCTCTCGAGGACGCCCGCGCCGTGCTCGAGAACGCCGACATCGGCATGCAGCAGGTGCAGGACTTCGGCTCGGACGAAGAGCTGCTGGTCTATCTCGAAGGGAGCATGGATCTCGGTGTCGACGCCGGCACGCTGACCGTGCCCGAGATCCTCCAGGAGGCCTTCCCCGATCGCGAGATCGAGCTGCGCCGCGAGGAGAAGGTGGGGCCCAAGATCGGGAGCGAACTGCGTCGTGCGGCGACGCTGTCGATCGTGGTCGCGCTGTTCCTGATCATCCTCTACGTGGGCCTGCGCTTCTCGGCCGCGCAGTTCGGGATCGCCGCGGTGCTCGCCGTGTTCCACGACGTGTTGATCACGCTGGGGATCTTCTCGTTGATCGACCACGAGATCAGCCTGGTGATCCTTGCGGCGTTCCTGACGATCATCGGGTACTCGCTGAACGACACCATCGTCGTCTTCGACCGCATCCGTGAGAACATGGGCATGCGGCGCAAGGAGACCTACGAGAGCGTCCTGAACAAGAGTGTGAACGAGACGCTCAGCCGCACGGTGATCACCTCCTTCACCACCTTGATGGTGGCGGTGATCCTCTTCCTGTTCGGCGGGCCGGTGATCCACGACTTCGCGCTGGCGCTCGTGCTCGGCGTGGTGGTCGGCACCTACTCGTCGATCTTCGTGGCCACGCCCCTGCTCCTGGCCTGGTACAACTGGCGCACCGCGAATCGGCGCAGTGGCAGCGGTTCCGGCCGGCAGCCGGCCAGGGTCGGGAGCTGA